TCTCCGTGGATCTTTGGTGTAAACTCACCTTATTGCTTCCAGCGTGCCCCGGCATTCTGTGAACGCCACCTGGGGGCCGGTAACGTTGAGAGATGCTAGTCTAGAGCAACGTGCCACAGGTGCATGAAGTAACACATAAGTGCATAGCAAAAATGTCTTGGTattttttagagagagagagagagagtgagagcacaCTAGGTGAGTGGGAGGGTAAGGATTTCAAGTGATTTTTGAAGACAGGGAGGGATTCTGCTGACTAAATTGAGTAAGGTATCTCATTCCACCACTGGGAAAACGGAAGTAGACTTGGAATAAACATCAGTCCGGGACTTTGGACTCAGACTGGCCCACCAAAACCCACCTGGAAATACACCAGCACCCATACAGAATGTGTATGACATAGTGTCAATGTTACACTTTGTGTAGTGtgacattgatttttttaaattaactatGATCATTTGTAAAATGATACATGAAATAGAAAGACCTGTATAATgtgatataatgataatgatactagtatatttatataattgtatAATGTTATAATTGTTATTTACACTGGGTCCGGTCAGATTCTGTGGTGATTTTATAACTGTAGTTTGTGAAGTTGTGACGTAGACAAAACGCTTTTTCATATAATACAGTCCACTTCAACACTACTATAACAAAGTACATTCTCAAAAATGGCCAATAACTGAATCAACTGCACAAACAACTAAAGTAgtatcaacaaaaacattaataaataaggTAATTGGTATTTATTGCAGTTCTGTTTTCATTACATTGTACGGGTATCTGTATTTGTAACGTTCCACTCTCTCTGTATTAACAGAGTTTAAGATCAGAATTCAGTTCTGAGCTAATCACACAGACTAAGTACTATGAGTACTTTGGTTAGTTAGCATACAAATCTTTGTTATTCCTGGgacttccatttttttcccctgtggTTGCAGCGTTAATGATGCTATAAGATGTCTCCACGGGAAAGGAAAAGAGGTGGGCTGTTGGAGTACTCCCAATGGCCAGTCCATCCTTGGACGGAGCACACAGGAGTTTTGATGGAGATTTCCTGCCTCACAGTGATGGTGGAACTAGTTGTTCACAGGCAGATCGCAGTGAATGAGAAGGCTTTTTGACCACTGGTAGCGCACAAGGACACCCATGCACATGCAAGTGAACAGGGTTAATGCAGTACAAAATCCTGCTGATGGTTTCACACCATTTCACTGATCAACAACTGGTGGCAGTAATGTACCAAGCAACGTGCCAATGAAAGGCAAGGAAGAAGACGACTGCtagcacacaaacataaatgtaaacaatgtgGGTTTCAAATCCTACCAtaaatgaggaaggaaatgcacacGTTTACTAggctgagaaacactgaataaaaacataacaaaaaactcCACGGGGTACCTTAAGTAACATGCTCTTCTTTTGGCAATCTTTCCAATACAGAAATCATATACAGGTATATTTCATATTAATCACAACATGTCAGGGAAAGGGGCTGACATTGGTTTCATCTCTGTTTCATTTAGCATATGTTCTTTGTTTGTCTTGGGACCAATAGGGTCACTAACAGGATGCCACAGGACCAACAGACGCTGTTGAGGACAGAAACAAAGGACAAACAGAATGAAaatcaaatgaatgtaatttatattggtgaaaaatatttaaaaagtaaagctgaatttaaaaaatgtgttgtgcGCTTACCTGTCTGAGGGTGCCATCGGTGAGGAAGATCTTGTAGATAGCCCAGATGGGTACTGCAACCACAGAGGAGAGGGCCATGGCCCAGCCCAGACGGTAGGCCCAGTCTGGGTACACATAGCCCCCACTGGATGTCAGGGGCTGGTAGTCCAGAAAGGAGCAGATGAAGCAAGCCTTGAAGAAAAAGCAGGGGAACAAACTAGTATTTCTGTGGATTAACAGGCTGCACGAACACTGTCAAGTCCCCCAGCTTTATGGAAGTAAACCCTCTATTGTAGCTTGATTTTGTGTTGATGGTCTGAAGTATTTTGTTGACACAGGGATTTGCTTGTACAGCTAAGTCAGCTGCAACATTTTTAGCCTTCTAGTGCCAAGTCAGAAATACCCCATGCAAACCAATTCTGAGCCCATATTCATTGAGTGTCTCAGAATACGTCCTAGGAATTGCACATAAAGTGACCTTGGACTAAAAACACTCCTACCTCAGAGTAGGACTAGAGAGTCATTCATAAAGCCTCCTACACTCATTTCATCAAGGAACAGGACTACTCCTATTAGAGAGTGAGACGTTGTTGTTTTACAACACTCAGAGCTGCAAAGTAGAAATTATGATGATGTGTTGtaattttctgtcacttgtGGTTTGAAATATTAAACAGTGGTAAAATTTGAATAATAATCAAGCAATCTTCTCTTCCATTGTCCAGTTCACCTTTCAACTACACCCCTTGTTAACTTATGTGCCCTACATGagggaactttttttttctgtaatatcGCCCAGTCTCAGGAACAACAGTATGAACATATATTGTTAGAGTGCATCTCTTCTCTCAAATATTAGGCTGTAGCCCTGCTAATATTTGAAATAgcctaaataaaatgtgttctcTGCTGCATCCTGCacaagatttatttatatatatatatatatatatatatatatatatatatatatatatatatatatatagagagagagagagagagagagagagagagagatatctatctatctatctatctatctatctatctatctatctataacaATTCGTTTTTTGTTGAAACGAGATCAAACCGCCGATCTTCCGATTAGCGGCGACCTGCTCTACCtgtaagccacagccgccccttAAGTTAAGAGCAGAACCATGCATGCCCTCTTTGTGACTAGACTGTTGGAAGGATTGTTTGTTCAGCAAAACCTATGCAGCTACTGTTGTGTTGAAGATGCCAGTACTAATTAAATCATTTCATTAAGACAACGGAAGCTGACCAGAGTGTTAATTTATTCATCAAAATATAGACAGAACTGAAAATACCATTTTTATGCATCAGTTGTTGATAAAATGCACTTAAAACTAGTCTTAAAAGAGACACTTGATAAATCATCACTTGTCTTCATTTCTGCTTTGTTTCAGACTCCTGCAGCTGTTAACAGTGTGTAACTCACCAGGCAGATCAGAGGGGTGAAGTAACGCCAGCACAGTTTGAAAAGAACCCAAGGTCTCTGTCCTGTCATTTCTTCAACTGCATCACACAACCGTTCAGCCCCTGCATGATAATTACAGTTTGTTAGTAATCATTTAAAAGCTGGTGTAGAAGCGTGATATATGTCAGACTAATGGATTGGCCTGTAATAATATGGCAGGTTTGTATGGAGCCCCAAAACCAACAAAGGTTAtcagacaagtcaaaaatataacattaacatCAATAAATGACATGGTTagttttctgttatttctttttatacacCATTGAAATTATTTAGCTAACAATATTTTTACTACTacttgttttgtcagttttggggcTCCATAGCTTTGATCCTTACATTCAGGTGAGAGGGTGTCCTTTAATTGTGGCTGTAACTGACTTCTTCTAAACTATTTCAGATAGTAGATAGAGTTTTTCATAACTCTCTCTTACTTAAACATACAACAATAAAGCCTGGGTTACAACAAAAATGCAGCTTTGTCAGAGCTTTTAGAAGTGTTGGAACATAATTCCTAGGATAGTGGGTTGAAATTTAGATGCTGGTTTCTCAGGTGAAATGCATATAGGGTTCCTAAAATGGTTCCTGAGATTGGATGGATGAATAGCTCTTGGATAGTTCAATAACATCTGGTACATTACAGAATtttcaagaagaagaagacgaagaagaagacgacGACGAAGAAGACGacgaagaagacgaagaagaagacaaagaagacgaagaagaagtatttttccttgccactgtcgccaaatgcttgctcatggtgggatctgttgggtctctgtaattaatattataaagagtacggtctagacctgctctataggaaaagtgcagagagataacttctgttatgaattggcgctatataaataaaatttaaacgAAATATATTGAATACCACTTACCAAAGGCCCAGCCAACAGCCACACACTGGACCATTGACACAAATAATATACATGCTCCATTAGCACCATAGTAGTCAACCAGCTGGAACAGGTACACTCCTCCCTGGACAACACAGAACAGGTACATGTATGTAGTGTCAATTAGAATACTCCAATATGAGAATATGTGGAGTGTtagctggtgtgtgtttgggtaTGGTTACACAGGCCTGGGTAGTACCTGAGCTGTGAGAGGGATCTGTATGATGAAGCaaacagagcagaagaagatgaggaagatTTCTCTGCGCCAGGGTCTACGCATCTGTCCTGGGAACAGGTCAATCACTGATGATGTTATAGTTTCCAAACCTgcaaactaacacacacaaacagacataaaaGAGAATAACTTCACCAAATCTTTACATCAAAGATGCATAGTAAAGAGCCTGGCTGGGTCTTCACTTTCACTCCATGTGTAGCTGGTTTCATTTACACAAAATGGTTCACAAGTGTGGGGCCCTATTTTAATAGAGGACATGCAATCACCAATGAAACCAGGAGGTGTCGGGTTACTTTCCTTTAGGCAAAAGGGCTGGGTGATGTGATACATTGATCGAAGGGTGCggtgattaataaatacactctcagccaatcacaacaCTGCTCTTGTAGCTCTGAAATAactgagccaatcacagtgaagcATGACAAGCTCGACAAATGAAGAGATCATCCCTGTCACTGGTCGAGTTAATGACAACATGATGGCTTCAACGTAAAAAGGGTTTGGTCGGAAAAAAAGACACGCTTTATATATAATtcagcagaaaggaaaacacaatgcagtGCAGTAACGGGAGACGTAGAGACGCACTGTGGCTACAAATTAGGTGGGAAGAATACAACCAACCTGAGGAGACACTTAGAGTCACATCACCCTGCTATTTATGCCATGTAAGTTAGCTAACTAAGTCCTAATTTTAACTAAGCATATGAATTTGCTAATGTTGTGTTTGCTAACTGGAAGCCAGTTTCTcacaaaaaagttttcagtttgcggtaataactgaatgaatgagCCTGGCTTCCAGGCTAACGTTGGCTGGGTTCATGTGTTAGCGAACGCCAGTTTGCTAGCTTCAAAGCTTGTGAGTGAAACACGCAGGGCTCGACAATCAACGTTATAACTTGTCTGGGACTAGTAAACGTTTTGGTCGgacaagtgaaatgctttatCATATATTGTCCTATTGTTCGAGTGAAAAATATGGGGAACAACTGTGTTAGCTTTTCAGACCTGTTAACGTGTCAGCGCGCATGTGTTGCTATTCTAATGTTTATAGCCTgcgagtttatttatttatatatttggacagGCAACTTGTAATCATGCTTGATCCATTTTGACTCACTCCAGTCCTCACTCCAGTCCTCACTCcagtcctcaccagaaaaagcTAAATGGCTTTGCAATTACTATCTAGTCAAACTGTTGTCGTTGACTAAAACTATGaaggataaaaatgactaaaatctaGAGACtaagactaaatctaaaatagctgCCAAAATGAACACTGGCATGACGTGAACACACTGCCAAAGGCAGATAGTGGCTTTTCAGCTATGTTTATGGAGATATTACGATATTAATTCAGGTCCTGTCATGATGTTGCAGATTTATTcaacagaataaacaaacaaaataaatctataGAATAATCAACATAATAACTGCTATATGTAATGCATATCGTAATGCATGTAAGAATAGAACGTAAAAGGCCATTGTTGCCAGAAACATTTGAAAGGATGAAATGATGCACAGGGATAATGAGCCCTGGTGACTGGCAGTGTCCTGCATTAACTAGCGAAATAACAAATTATAATTGACCAGTCTGTGTGtagaagtgtgtgtggtttttagCAGGGCGGTGCTTCCATGTGATTTAATCAAGCTAATTGCATGGCAGCTGAAGGAGACAGTATAAAGGTAATTAATGATTCCCACATCGCGgtgttcatatcattcattcatgtttgaagcgctttgagtagtcggaaaagactagacaGGCGCTATATAAGTCCAGTCCATTTACCGTGTTTACATTTATCCgtttatttgtgtgtctagtagttatagttgtgtgtgtagttagtagttaaatCAACATTTATAAAACCTCGGTTGTTGGTTGTTGATGAAATATACCGGTCACTGTCCCAAGACgagaactctgtagcaacttcagatccagactaaattgattatttaataattaattaatttattaataatctTGATagtcatttataataattaattaattattataaatgactATCAAGATTTTCTCCTGGTAAAggattaaaatgatcaaaataataGATTCTATATATCTCCTTTTTCATCTGAAAGCACCCCCTCTGActcaggcagctgttttgacTAGCTAATATGCTACCAACTTGGCACATCCATCTGTGCCCAGGTGTGCTGACCCAAACAAAccattgcttttattttgcacTTGTTTTCTCATACTTTTGGGTAATCTTTTGGCCAGCTGTCTGCATCCAGTCAGAAACATCACTAGCTCAGTACTCCGGGAGTTATTAACCCTTTTATCGTGCTGCTGAGGAttcacattttccaaaacaagTCCTGCAGAACTCCTCCTCTGCATTTAcacctaaacctaaactaaatatTTCCAAAATATCTGGACATTTATTTCATCAATTCAGTTCATTCCAACAAGACTTTGTGCTTACAGCCACTAgcgagcatgctaacatgacaatgctaacatcctGGCGCAGGAAATGTTTACTGTGTCCAACATCTCGTttttagctaattagcagtaaacacaaggtacagctgaggctgatgggatggcattagttttgcaggtatttgatcataaaacaaagtattggacacataaAATTTTTACCTGATGTTAGAtgtcagaagatcaccaaagttactaAAATGCTCTGGCCACCATGGATATACAGCATTTAGCAAATAttatagcaatccatccaatagatatTTCAGCCCATAGAGCCACACTAGTATGgctaatgctagcatggctaataatGCATACAAACAGAATGATTTTATATAGGCCTAATTCTATTAAATtctccacatactgtataggcTTTAAGCTGCAGTTTTACATAGGTGTTCACTGAACCAGCATAAACATTTGCAGCATATCTTTATACATTAAATGAATACTGTACTTTGTGCACGACAGCTACAGTATGTCGCGTGTCCTCTTCGTCTTACCAGTGTGTCCAGTCCCAACAGAATAAGCATAAGGAAGAAGCAGGCAGCCCACAGCTGAGGCAGGGGCATCATGGCTACAGCCTGAGGAAAAGCAATGAACGCCAGCCCAGGACCTGGGAGGACAGAAGGGACATTTCAGTTGTTGTCCTCTCCACTTGCTTTGTATTAGATTTTTGTCCTTTTCTAGCAAAAGTGTGAGGGTAAATTTGATTTTCGTGTCTAACAGTGACAGTAGCTTTAGGCTTTAAATCATACCTGATTCGACCACCATGTTGATGGGAATTCCCTGTTTGTGGGCCATGAAGCCCAGAGCTGAGAAGACAGCGAAGCCAGCAACAAAGCTGGTGCTACTGTTGagcacacacaaccacagactgtccctgcacacacacacacacacacacacacacacacacacagagcttagCATACAGAGTAGAACTGCGTGGGACAATGTACTGACAGTGTCCTCGGACAGAGACCATGCTGTTACTGTTAGACCTCAGGATGTTGGGCAGACAGCTACAGGCATCATTAAAATGTTGGTTCACACCCCCAAAAACTTCTTATTGCCCCTAAATGTGTCTAGTCCTGCaggtagttttggttttgagatACCCCTCTCTGAGATGTCTAAAGGAAAAAGCTGAGTTGAGCTGCACTGCATCCCTTCAATCTTTTGACCAGTATTGTTAGGATGCAGTCATAAATGTGTACATTAATTATTACACCCATCATTTAATCCCACTTTGGAGCATCTCTTTCAGTATGTGGCAGACTGAACGCATTCCATTGAGCTTAGGAAAGCAGCAGTGCACTGCTCTTCATCGGTGGTGAGGAACCAGACATGTATTTACCAAACCAAGTtgaaaaaatgaattgaatgaaatggaaaaaaagagatctTGAGAGAGAAGGTAAAAGCCTGCCTACTTTCTCAAATTCACACACCTGGCCAGTCGTTGAACAGCGTTTCATACTTGTTATATATGTTATACATATATGCTATACTATGCTgtgctatatatatatgctatgtAAACCTATGTATTGTAACCTATGATGGATAATGTTGCATTTCAAGCCCTGTGCATTATTGTCTTGTTTGTGACCAATGTTTAACCTGTATGTTTTGCTTCATAAGAGAAAAGACTTGAGGACTAACTGGTTGGTTTGGCACACGTATGTCAGGTAACAAACCTAAAGAGCAGC
This genomic interval from Siniperca chuatsi isolate FFG_IHB_CAS linkage group LG21, ASM2008510v1, whole genome shotgun sequence contains the following:
- the LOC122869573 gene encoding sodium- and chloride-dependent betaine transporter-like isoform X3, giving the protein MPLFLLETVIGQYTQEGAITCWTKLCPLARGTGYSIIMIQLYSRLYSIILAWALLYLIYCFRDPLPWATCNNPWNTDRCVDLTSANWTEIHSGNLTVNSTFGNLTKSSVSEFWERGVLSMSGGIEEVGAVKWELLLCLLACWVACYFCIWKGVRSTGKVVYFTAVFPYVTLAILLVRGLTLPGAWQGVVYYLYPDPSRLADLQVWMEACAQVLFSYGVASGTIITLGSYNKVKNNCYRDSLWLCVLNSSTSFVAGFAVFSALGFMAHKQGIPINMVVESGPGLAFIAFPQAVAMMPLPQLWAACFFLMLILLGLDTLFAGLETITSSVIDLFPGQMRRPWRREIFLIFFCSVCFIIQIPLTAQGGVYLFQLVDYYGANGACILFVSMVQCVAVGWAFGAERLCDAVEEMTGQRPWVLFKLCWRYFTPLICLACFICSFLDYQPLTSSGGYVYPDWAYRLGWAMALSSVVAVPIWAIYKIFLTDGTLRQRLLVLWHPVSDPIGPKTNKEHMLNETEMKPMSAPFPDML
- the LOC122869573 gene encoding sodium- and chloride-dependent betaine transporter-like isoform X2, producing the protein MKQEVHFNWIVHDCTTAPNFTVDSVKSPALKTSTGVFLLPYCLFAVLCGMPLFLLETVIGQYTQEGAITCWTKLCPLARGTGYSIIMIQLYSRLYSIILAWALLYLIYCFRDPLPWATCNNPWNTDRCVDLTSANWTEIHSGNLTVNSTFGNLTKSSVSEFWERGVLSMSGGIEEVGAVKWELLLCLLACWVACYFCIWKGVRSTGKVVYFTAVFPYVTLAILLVRGLTLPGAWQGVVYYLYPDPSRLADLQVWMEACAQVLFSYGVASGTIITLGSYNKVKNNCYRDSLWLCVLNSSTSFVAGFAVFSALGFMAHKQGIPINMVVESGPGLAFIAFPQAVAMMPLPQLWAACFFLMLILLGLDTLFAGLETITSSVIDLFPGQMRRPWRREIFLIFFCSVCFIIQIPLTAQGGVYLFQLVDYYGANGACILFVSMVQCVAVGWAFGAERLCDAVEEMTGQRPWVLFKLCWRYFTPLICLACFICSFLDYQPLTSSGGYVYPDWAYRLGWAMALSSVVAVPIWAIYKIFLTDGTLRQRLLVLWHPVSDPIGPKTNKEHMLNETEMKPMSAPFPDML